In Sardina pilchardus chromosome 8, fSarPil1.1, whole genome shotgun sequence, a genomic segment contains:
- the LOC134089735 gene encoding nascent polypeptide-associated complex subunit alpha, muscle-specific form-like, whose product MDDLDALLADLESSTAHISKFPAFLPDETPYSFPSNSGRSLRDDPTPPPVPPPPSAEALNGTLLCPLDSCYSSQQSLGSVQKSSTWSRGSTSPPLSNVEEDHIYSFPNKQKSSDSSAAMMATALGSNLSELDRLLLELNAVQDTPGFLTDDDEAPPLPACSLYSYGQQENGVAPGITLTPAGLESPQQNGTAGSSSLDKLECVVPSPVPSPFALHSELTDSQFDSSQQARISATSATRELDELMASLSDFKPHSQGSELLFDQKSSSPPAIPSAPVASSLLPPSLSCDSPLPSSAGDVSLELHIVEDGAEPSAPPQASASLLKPSSELSLSAATSSLSPPSSGSCSTSPSSSRLSPDTIIDVSASMLSARTDPLVVLTQTASSPSHTPTYLCSAAPTPPKTGTPSPASSSPHLKVEPFSYLSTLSPASVTKSPSPIPSPKKSSPSPERWSPLVLPTVNGLSPLPQNTNATLSPSPINLTPPVSKSPAPAPAPPLVAPVVESPVLSSLSLPPSLSLSSLPSSKSSSAPGGPPKPPGSQSQPPASSLGHEEAQPSLDEALDKLLSMSFSPKPESEVLVSAAAQGSKLGAEPPQEVFEEPIMPMDRRDVRPDTQLSQSLPTESELGDGGLDYQSDARSDLDWAEMELKMVYDGADGSMTPLTEASWMDESLTPTSSCPGTPDGQFDLYPMQPLTLDRVSASGHLKSVIRRTKETPNVHPMYRENHPRRKTGPLIYHKSNSQDQLIAELQGKLGISRKEKPRKQPDDWLTEGVIVMNNPKRSREEHNGSDVDKIIIPPESPLPQRRVIPPPLSPPTPRREEPKRPPPVKQAPPPLPPPPPPAPSPPPPPQQDPAPAPPPVELPVKKVEPPSPPPVQRRPPTPPMPLTPPAPVPVEPPAPKPTPRPPPPPVQAPPPREPTPPPPAPAPAPAPAPKQLVSVGCQTEYDPLFPSMQDWSSIMAQGKGSHPQGNKLDTMLGSLQSDLNKLGVQTVAKGTCGACAKPIVGQLVTAMGRTWHPEHFVCTHCQEEIGSRNFFERDGLPYCERDYHHLFSPRCNYCNGPILDKVVTALDRTWHPEHFFCAHCGSFFGPEGFHEKDGKAYCRKDYFDLFAPKCGGCARAILDNYISALSCLWHPECFVCRECFTPFVHGSFFEHDGQPFCEVHYHDRRGSLCSGCQKPITGRCISAMAKKFHPEHFVCAFCLKQLNKGTFKEQNDKPYCQGCFIKLFS is encoded by the exons G TCGCTGGGCTCAGTCCAAAAGAGCAGCACATGGTCTCGGGGAAGTACGAGTCCCCCTCTGTCCAACGTAGAAGAGGACCACATCTACAG tttcCCCAATAAGCAGAAGTCGTCTGACTCCTCGGCTGCCATGATGGCCACTGCTCTGGGCAGTAACCTGTCAGAGCTAGACCGTCTGCTCCTAGAGCTCAACGCAGTTCAAGACACACCTGGATTCCTCACTGAtg ATGATGAGGCGCCCCCCCTGCCTGCGTGTAGCCTGTACTCCTACGGGCAGCAGGAGAACGGAGTGGCTCCTGGAATCACACTGACCCCTGCTGGACTGGAGTCCCCCCAGCAGAACGGCACCgcaggcagcagcagcctggACAAGCTGGAGTGTGTCGTGCCCTCTCCAGt acccagCCCTTTCGCACTCCACAGTGAGTTGACGGACAGCCAGTTTGACTCATCACAGCAAGCACGGATCTCTGCCACATCAGCCACTCGCGAGCTGGACGAACTCATGGCCAGCCTGTCCGACTTCAAG CCCCACTCTCAGGGCTCAGAGTTGCTGTTTGATCAGAAATCCTCTAGTCCTCCGGCTATCCCATCAGCCCCTGtggcctcctccctcctccccccgtctctctcgTGCGACTCCCCCCTGCCCTCCTCGGCCGGCGACGTCTCTCTGGAGCTGCACATCGTGGAGGATGGTGCGGAGCCCTCCGCGCCCCCCCAGGCCAGCGCCTCGCTCCTCAAGCCCAGCTCGGAGCTCTCTCTGTCGGCCGCGACCTCCTCCCTCAGCCCCCCCAGCTCCGGGTCCTGCTCCACGTCCCCATCCAGCTCCCGTCTGTCTCCGGACACCATCATCGACGTGTCGGCCTCCATGCTCAGCGCCCGCACCGACCCGCTGGTGGTGCTCACCCAGACGGCCTCCTCGCCCTCCCACACCCCCACGTACCTCTGCAGCGCCGCCCCGACCCCACCCAAGACTGGCACCCCCTCCCCCGCCTCTTCCAGCCCCCACCTGAAGGTGGAGCCCTTCAGCTACCTCTCCACCCTGTCCCCGGCATCCGTCACCAAGTCCCCCAgccccatcccctccccgaaAAAGTCCTCCCCGTCCCCTGAGCGTTGGAGTCCCCTGGTGCTCCCCACTGTCAACGGCCTCTCCCCGCTGCCCCAAAACACCAACGCCAccctctccccttcccccaTAAACCTCACTCCTCCTGTCTCAAagtctcctgctcctgctcctgcacctcctctcgTAGCTCCTGTTGTTGagtctcctgtcctctcctccctctctctccctccgtctctctctctctcctcgctgcCCTCGTCAAAGAGCTCCAGCGCTCCAGGGGGGCCCCCCAAGCCACCCGGCAGCCAATCCCAGCCTCCTGCATCCTCGCTTGGGCACGAGGAAGCGCAGCCCTCCCTGGACGAGGCCCTAGACAAGCTGCTGTCCATGAGCTTCTCCCCCAAGCCCGAGAGCGAGGTTCTGGTGTCGGCCGCCGCGCAGGGTTCGAAGCTCGGCGCCGAGCCGCCGCAGGAAGTCTTCGAGGAGCCCATCATGCCGATGGACCGCCGGGACGTTCGGCCCGACACGCAGCTGTCGCAGTCGCTGCCCACGGAGTCGGAGCTGGGCGACGGCGGCCTGGACTACCAGTCGGACGCGCGCAGCGACCTGGACTGGGCGGAGATGGAGCTGAAGATGGTGTACGACGGCGCCGACGGATCCATGACGCCGCTGACCGAGGCCAGCTGGATGGACGAGTCGCTCACGCCGACCTCCTCCTGCCCGGGGACGCCCGACGGCCAGTTTGACCTCTACCCCATGCAGCCGCTCACGCTGGACCGCGTCTCCGCCTCTGGACAC CTCAAGTCGGTGATCAGGCGTACGAAGGAGACGCCCAACGTGCACCCCATGTACCGGGAGAACCACCCGCGGCGCAAGACGGGCCCGCTCATCTACCACAAGAGCAACTCGCAGGACCAGCTCATCGCCGAGCTGCAGGGCAAGCTGGGCATCAGCCGCAAGGAGAAGCCGCGCAAGCAGCCCGACGACTGGCTCACCGAGGGCGTGATCGTCATGAACAACCCCAAGCGCTCGCGAGAGGAGCACAACGGCTCAGACGTGGATAAG ATTATCATTCCTCCTGAGTCTCCGCTCCCTCAGCGGAGAGttatccctccccccctctcgccCCCCACCCCGCGCCGTGAGGAGCCAAAGCGACCCCCCCCAGTCAAGCAGGCCCCCCCGCCCctgcctccaccacccccacctgccccctcccctccgccgccTCCGCAGCAGGACCCTGCGCCAGCACCACCCCCGGTGGAACTCCCCGTTAAAAAAGTGgaacccccctcaccccctccagTCCAGCGGAGACCCCCGACGCCCCCAATGCCACTGACCCCTCCCGCCCCTGTGCCCGTGGAGCCCCCGGCCCCCAAACCTACCCCacgccctccacctcctccggtGCAAGCTCCTCCACCGAGAGagcccacccctcctcctcctgcccctgctcctgctcctgcccctgcccccaaACAGCTGGTGTCGGTGGGGTGCCAGACGGAGTACGACCCCCTCTTCCCTTCCATGCAGGACTGGAGCTCA ATCATGGCCCAGGGGAAGGGCTCCCATCCGCAGGGTAATAAGCTGGACACCATGCTGGGCAGCCTGCAGTCGGACCTCAACAAGCTCGGGGTGCAGACCGTGGCCAAGGGCACCTGTGGAGCCTGTGCCAAGCCCATCGTTGGCCAG TTGGTGACAGCCATGGGTCGCACGTGGCACCCGGAACACTTTGTGTGCACGCACTGTCAGGAGGAGATCGGCTCCAGAAACTTCTTTGAGCGCGACGGGCTACCCTACTGTGAGAGAGACTACCACCACCTCTTCTCCCCCCGCTGCAACTACTGTAACGGACCCATATTGgat AAAGTGGTGACTGCCCTGGACCGGACGTGGCATCCAGAGCACTTCTTCTGTGCGCACTGCGGCTCTTTCTTTGGCCCTGAAG GTTTCCATGAGAAGGATGGAAAGGCGTACTGTCGGAAGGACTACTTTGACCTGTTTGCACCCAAGTGTGGAGGCTGTGCCCGCGCCATCCTGGACAACTACATCTCAGCCCTGAGCTGTCTGTGGCACCCCGAGTGCTTCGTCTGcagg GAGTGTTTCACGCCTTTCGTCCACGGGAGTTTCTTCGAGCACGACGGGCAGCCGTTCTGCGAGGTGCACTACCACGACCGGCGCGGCTCGCTGTGCTCGGGCTGCCAGAAGCCCATCACGGGCCGCTGCATCAGCGCCATGGCCAAGAAGTTCCACCCCGAGCACTTCGTCTGCGCCTTCTGCCTCAAGCAGCTCAACAAGGGCACCTTCAAGGAGCAGAACGACAAGCCCTACTGCCAGGGCTGCTTCATCAAGCTCttcagctag
- the LOC134089158 gene encoding E3 ubiquitin/ISG15 ligase TRIM25-like: MAEAISSNEDLLMCSICLDLLKDPVTLHCGHNYCTSCIKGCWDQEDQKGVYSCPQCRQTFAPRPVLNKNNVFAELVEQLRKTRIHAAPPVLSTAGPGDVECDVCTGRKLKAVKSCLDCLSSYCGTHLKTHNELHPGRKHSVIDATGQLQERICSEHQKGLEIFCRTDQICICYLCTMDEHKGHDTVTAAAEWKNKQEQLGQTQRRFQQRIQEREKELQQLRKAVETLKSSAQTAVEDSERIFTEMIRSIERRRSEVTELIRAQEKAEVSRAEGLLKRLEQEIAELKRRDAELKQLSHTKDHIHFLKNIPSFRDYPRSKDLPSMTFNQSVSFEAVKESVSAVKVQLEEKLEGIYKQEVAKISAAVAHIEIIQSLEYTDPDLPIRRTNSKERMPPNMSDVFPAPVTREEFLQYSCHFTLDPNTAHRNLHLSEGNRRVEKRDELQSYPDHPERFDESYQVLCREGLSGRCYWEVEWSGWVSIAVSYKSISRKGQDNVCGFGRNDQSWILLRSSSSSFYFYHNSQETKLPLVASSRIGVYVDHRAGTLTFYSISDTMTLLHRVQTTFTHTLYPGFRFFSIGSSVKLL; this comes from the exons ATGGCAGAGGCGATTTCAAGTAACGAAGACCTTTTAATGTGCTCGATTTGTTTGGATCTACTGAAAGATCCAGTGACTCTTCACTGTGGACACAATTACTGCACGAGCTGTATTAAGGGCTGCTGGGACCAGGAAGACCAGAAGGGAGTTTACAGCTGCCCACAATGCAGACAGACATTCGCTCCAAGACCCGTTTTAAACAAGAATAATGTTTTTGCAGAGCTTGTGGAACAACTAAGGAAGACCAGAATACACGCTGCCCCTCCTGTTCTATCTACTGCTGGACCTGGAGATGTGGAGTGTGATGTCTGCACTGGGAGAAAACTCAAAGCGGTGAAGTCTTGTCTGGACTGTCTGTCGTCTTACTGTGGAACTCACCTCAAAACTCACAATGAACTTCATCCAGGAAGAAAACACTCAGTGATTGATGCCACAGGCCAGCTACAGGAGAGGATCTGCTCTGAACATCAGAAAGGTTTAGAAATATTTTGTCGTACTGATCAGATTTGTATCTGTTATCTGTGTACGATGGATGAACATAAAGGCCACGACACAGTCACAGCTGCTGCAGAATGGAAGAACAAACAG GAGCAGTTGGGGCAGACCCAGAGGAGATTCCAGCAGAgaatccaggagagagagaaggagctgcagcagctgagGAAGGCTGTGGAGACTCTCAAG agctctgcacagacagcagtggaggacaGTGAGAGGATCTTCACTGAGATGATCCGCTCCATTGAGAGAAGGCGCTCTGAGGTGACAGAGCTGATCAGAGCTCAGGAGAAGGCTGAGGTGAGTCGGGCTGAAGGACTCCTGAAGAGACTGGAGCAGGAGAttgctgagctgaagaggagagatgctgaactgaagcagctttcacacacaaagGATCACATCCATTTCCTCAAG aataTTCCATCATTCAGAGACTATCCTCGCTCTAAAGACTTACCCAGCATGACCTTCAACCAAAGTGTGTCTTTTGAGGCTGTGAAGGAATCTGTCTCTGCAGTGAaggtgcagctggaggagaaacTGGAAGGCATCTACAAGCAGGAAGTGGCCAAGATATCTGCAGCAG TGGCTCATATTGAGATCATCCAGTCTTTAGAAT ATACTGATCCTGATCTCCCAATCAGAAGAACAAACAGTAAGGAGAGAATGCCACCAAACA TGTCTGATGTTTTTCCTGCACCAGTGACCAGAGAGGAGTTCCTGCAAT actcctgtcacttcacactggatccaaacacagcacacagaaacctccatctgtctgaggggaacaggagggtggagaagagagatgagctCCAGTCATATCCTGAtcatccagagagatttgatgagtcttatcaggtgctgtgtagagagggtttgtctggacgctgctactgggaggtggagtggagtgggtgggTTTCTATAGCAGTGtcatataaaagcatcagcaggaaAGGACAGGAtaatgtgtgtgggtttggtcGTAATGATCAGTCCTGGATTCTGCtgcgctccagctccagcagcttcTATTTCTATCACAATAGTCAAGAGACTaaactccctctagtggccagctccagaataggagtgtatgtggatcaCAGGGCAGGAACTCTGACCTTCTACAGCATCTCTGACACAATGAccctcctgcacagagtccagaccacattcactcacacactctaccctgGGTTTAGATTTTTTTCTATTGGCTCATCAGTGAAGCTGTTGTGA
- the LOC134089160 gene encoding tripartite motif-containing protein 16-like protein, giving the protein MAEAISQEEESFTCPLCLDLLNDPVTIPCGHNFCMRCIEGCWDQEDQKGVYSCPLCKHTFTTRPVLYKNPLIAEMVEKIRKTRIQATTHNYAGPGDVECDVCTGKKRRAVKSCLECLVSYCETHFKVHNEATPRKHSVIDATGQLQEMICTHHNKVFEIFCRTDQSCICYLCVMDEHKGHDTVTAAEEMNNKQKQLGQTQRRFQQRIQEREKELQELRKAVETLKSSAQTAVEDSERIFTEMIHSIERRRSEVTELIRAQEKAEVSRAEGLLKKLEQEIAELKRRDDELEQLSHTEDHIHFLKNMSSFQDLPHSKDLPSMTFNQTFSFEAGVALVSSLKVELEEKLGGIFKQEVAKISAAVAHIEIIKSSEYTDPEILVRSTDRKEVLPPYMSDVQAVFPEPVTREKLLQYSCHFTLDPNTAHGKLHLSEGNRRVEWIAELQSYPDHPERFDGYHQVLCREGLSGHCYWEVEWSRGVHIAVSYKSINRKGGGAECGFGCNNQSWRLKLSSSSFSFRYINKETKLPLVAGSRIGVYVDHRAGTLAFYSITDTMTLMHRVQTTFTHTLYPGFTCIDPRSSVKLL; this is encoded by the exons ATGGCGGAGGCTATTTCTCAGGAGGAAGAGTCTTTCACATGTCCATTGTGTCTTGATCTACTGAACGATCCCGTTACTATTCCCTGTGGACATAACTTCTGTATGAGGTGCATTGAAGGCTGCTGGGATCAGGAAGATCAGAAAGGAGTCTACAGCTGCCCCCTGTGCAAACACACCTTCACTACCAGACCTGTCCTCTATAAAAACCCTCTGATTGCTGAAATGGTGGAGAAAATTAGGAAGACCAGAATCCAAGctactacacacaattatgctGGACCTGGAGATGTGGAGTGTGATGTCTGCACTGGAAAAAAACGCAGAGCTGTGAAGTCCTGTTTGGAGTGTCTGGTGTCTTACTGTGAAACTCACTTCAAAGTTCACAATGAAGCAACCCCAAGAAAACATTCAGTGATTGATGCCACAGGCCAACTACAGGAGATGATATGCACCCATCATAACAAGGTGTTTGAAATATTCTGTCGTACTGATCAGAGTTGTATCTGCTATCTGTGTGTGATGGACGAACATAAAGGCCATGACACAGTCACAGCTGCAGAAGAAATGAACAACAAACAA AAGCAGTTGGGGCAGACCCAGAGGAGATTCCAGCAGAgaatccaggagagagagaaggagctgcaggagctgaggaAGGCTGTGGAGACTCTCAAG agctctgcacagacagcagtggaggacaGTGAGAGGATCTTCACTGAGATGATCCACTCCATCGAGAGAAGGCGCTCTGAGGTGACAGAGCTGATCAGAGCTCAGGAGAAGGCTGAGGTGAGTCGGGCTGAAGGACTCCTGAAGAAACTGGAGCAGGAGAttgctgagctgaagaggagagatgatgaactggagcagctttcacacacagaagATCACATCCATTTCCTCAAG AATATGTCATCATTCCAAGACCTTCCTCACTCTAAAGACTTACCCAGCATGACCTTCAACCAAACTTTCTCTTTTGAGGCTGGTGTTGCGTTGGTCTCTTCACTGAAGGTGGAGTTGGAGGAGAAACTGGGTGGCATCTTCAAGCAGGAAGTGGCCAAGATATCTGCAGCAG TGGCACATATTGAGATCATCAAGTCTTCAGAAT ATACTGATCCTGAAATCCTAGTCAGAAGCACAGACAGGAAGGAGGTGCTGCCACCATACA TGTCTGATGTCCAGGCTGTTTTTCCAGAACCAGTAACCAGAGAGAAGCTCTTGCAGT ACTCCTGTCACTTCACACTggatccaaacacagcacacggTAAACTCCATCTGTCTGAAGGGAACAGGAGGGTGGAGTGGATAGCTGAGCTCCAGTCATATCCTGAtcatccagagagatttgatgggTATcatcaggtgctgtgtagagagggtttGTCTGGACactgctactgggaggtggagtggagtaGGGGGGTTCATATAGCAGTCTCATATAAAAGCATCAACAGGAAAGGAGGGGGTGCTGAGTGTGGGTTTGGTTGCAATAATCAGTCCTGGAGGCTGAAACTCTCCAGCTCCAGTTTCTCTTTCAGGTACATTAATAAAGAGACTAAACTCCCTCTAGTGGCTGGCTCCAgaataggagtgtatgtggatcacagggcaggaactctggccttctacagcatcactgacacaatgaccctcatgcacagagtccagactacattcactcacacactctaccctgGGTTTACATGTATAGATCCTAGATCATCAGTGAAGCTGTTGTGA
- the LOC134089156 gene encoding E3 ubiquitin-protein ligase TRIM47-like isoform X5: MAEAISQEEESFTCPVCLDLLKDPVTILCGHNFCMRCIKGCWDQEDQKGVYSCPLCKHTFTPRPVLYKNPLIAEMVEKFGKIRIQTAAPVLSTAGPGDVECDVCTGRKLKAVKSCLDCLLSYCETHLKVHNDVNPGRKHSVIDATGQLQERICPRHKKVFEIFCRTDQSCICYLCTMDVHKGHDTVTAVEEWTDKQKQLGQTQRRFQQRIQERVKELQELRKAVKTLKSSAQTAVEDSERIFTEMIRSIERRRSEVTELIRAQEKAEVSRAEGLLQRLEQEIAELKRTDAELEQLSHTEDHIHFLKQVNGISTTALRCSRTSVKNNIPSFRYSPCSPSMTINQSVSFDAVKESVSAVKVQLEEKLEGIFKQEVAKISAAVAHIEILQSLEYTDPELPIRRTNSKSSMPPTMSDVSVSGVFPEPVTREEFLQ, from the exons ATGGCGGAGGCTATTTCTCAGGAGGAAGAGTCTTTCACATGTCCAGTGTGTCTGGATCTGCTGAAGGACCCAGTGACTATTCTCTGTGGACATAACTTCTGTATGAGGTGCATTAAGGGCTGCTGGGATCAGGAGGATCAGAAAGGAGTCTACAGCTGCCCCCTGTGCAAACACACCTTCACTCCCAGACCTGTCCTCTACAAAAACCCTCTGATTGCTGAGATGGTGGAGAAATTTGGGAAGATCAGAATCCAGACTGCTGCTCCTGTTCTATCTACTGCTGGACCTGGAGATGTGGAGTGTGACGTCTGCACTGGGAGAAAACTCAAAGCTGTGAAGTCCTGTTTGGATTGTCTCCTGTCTTACTGTGAAACTCACTTAAAGGTTCACAATGACGTAAACCCAGGAAGAAAACACTCAGTGATTGATGCCACAGGCCAGCTACAGGAGAGGATCTGCCCTCGTCATAAGAAGGTGTTTGAAATATTTTGTCGCACTGATCAGAGTTGTATCTGTTACCTGTGCACGATGGACGTACATAAAGGCCACGACACAGTCACAGCTGTAGAAGAATGGACCGACAAACAG AAACAGTTGGGGCAGACCCAGAGGAGATTCCAGCAGAGAATccaggagagagtgaaggagctgcaggagctgaggaAGGCTGTGAAGACTCTCAAG agctctgcacagacagcagtggaggacaGTGAGAGGATCTTCACTGAGATGATCCGCTCCATTGAGAGAAGGCGCTCTGAGGTGACAGAGCTGATCAGAGCTCAGGAGAAGGCTGAGGTGAGTCGGGCTGAAGGACTCCTGCAGAGACTGGAGCAGGAGAttgctgagctgaagaggaCAGATGCTGAACTGGAGCAGCTTTCACACACGGAGGATCACATCCATTTCCTCAAG caggtaaacggcatttcgacaactgcacttcgttgttcccgcacgtcagtaaaaaaC AATATCCCATCATTCCGATACTCTCCTTGCTCTCCCAGCATGACCATCAACCAAAGTGTCTCTTTTGATGCTGTGAAGGAATCTGTCTCTGCAGTGAaggtgcagctggaggagaaacTGGAAGGCATCTTCAAGCAGGAAGTGGCCAAGATATCTGCAGCAG TGGCTCATATCGAGATCCTCCAGTCTTTAGAAT ATACTGATCCTGAACTCCCAATCAGAAGAACAAACAGTAAGAGCAGCATGCCACCAACCA TGTCTGATGTTTCAGTGTCTGGTGTTTTTCCTGAACCAGTGACCAGAGAGGAGTTCTTGCAGT GA
- the LOC134089156 gene encoding E3 ubiquitin-protein ligase TRIM47-like isoform X6, translated as MAEAISQEEESFTCPVCLDLLKDPVTILCGHNFCMRCIKGCWDQEDQKGVYSCPLCKHTFTPRPVLYKNPLIAEMVEKFGKIRIQTAAPVLSTAGPGDVECDVCTGRKLKAVKSCLDCLLSYCETHLKVHNDVNPGRKHSVIDATGQLQERICPRHKKVFEIFCRTDQSCICYLCTMDVHKGHDTVTAVEEWTDKQKQLGQTQRRFQQRIQERVKELQELRKAVKTLKSSAQTAVEDSERIFTEMIRSIERRRSEVTELIRAQEKAEVSRAEGLLQRLEQEIAELKRTDAELEQLSHTEDHIHFLKQVNGISTTALRCSRTSVKNNIPSFRYSPCSPSMTINQSVSFDAVKESVSAVKVQLEEKLEGIFKQEVAKISAAVAHIEILQSLEYTDPELPIRRTNMSDVSVSGVFPEPVTREEFLQ; from the exons ATGGCGGAGGCTATTTCTCAGGAGGAAGAGTCTTTCACATGTCCAGTGTGTCTGGATCTGCTGAAGGACCCAGTGACTATTCTCTGTGGACATAACTTCTGTATGAGGTGCATTAAGGGCTGCTGGGATCAGGAGGATCAGAAAGGAGTCTACAGCTGCCCCCTGTGCAAACACACCTTCACTCCCAGACCTGTCCTCTACAAAAACCCTCTGATTGCTGAGATGGTGGAGAAATTTGGGAAGATCAGAATCCAGACTGCTGCTCCTGTTCTATCTACTGCTGGACCTGGAGATGTGGAGTGTGACGTCTGCACTGGGAGAAAACTCAAAGCTGTGAAGTCCTGTTTGGATTGTCTCCTGTCTTACTGTGAAACTCACTTAAAGGTTCACAATGACGTAAACCCAGGAAGAAAACACTCAGTGATTGATGCCACAGGCCAGCTACAGGAGAGGATCTGCCCTCGTCATAAGAAGGTGTTTGAAATATTTTGTCGCACTGATCAGAGTTGTATCTGTTACCTGTGCACGATGGACGTACATAAAGGCCACGACACAGTCACAGCTGTAGAAGAATGGACCGACAAACAG AAACAGTTGGGGCAGACCCAGAGGAGATTCCAGCAGAGAATccaggagagagtgaaggagctgcaggagctgaggaAGGCTGTGAAGACTCTCAAG agctctgcacagacagcagtggaggacaGTGAGAGGATCTTCACTGAGATGATCCGCTCCATTGAGAGAAGGCGCTCTGAGGTGACAGAGCTGATCAGAGCTCAGGAGAAGGCTGAGGTGAGTCGGGCTGAAGGACTCCTGCAGAGACTGGAGCAGGAGAttgctgagctgaagaggaCAGATGCTGAACTGGAGCAGCTTTCACACACGGAGGATCACATCCATTTCCTCAAG caggtaaacggcatttcgacaactgcacttcgttgttcccgcacgtcagtaaaaaaC AATATCCCATCATTCCGATACTCTCCTTGCTCTCCCAGCATGACCATCAACCAAAGTGTCTCTTTTGATGCTGTGAAGGAATCTGTCTCTGCAGTGAaggtgcagctggaggagaaacTGGAAGGCATCTTCAAGCAGGAAGTGGCCAAGATATCTGCAGCAG TGGCTCATATCGAGATCCTCCAGTCTTTAGAAT ATACTGATCCTGAACTCCCAATCAGAAGAACAAACA TGTCTGATGTTTCAGTGTCTGGTGTTTTTCCTGAACCAGTGACCAGAGAGGAGTTCTTGCAGT GA